The Fusobacterium simiae nucleotide sequence AGATTTTATAAATGCAATAGTTGAAAAAAGAGAAGCATATTCTAATTTTAAAATAGCAGCAGACACTATAAAAGTTATTTATGCAGCTTATGTTTCAGCAGAAACTGGTAAAAAATTTATATTTAAAGGTAGAAGGTGAAAATATGAAAAAGAAAGAATACTCTTTGGCACATTTAACTGCTATTTCAACTACACCATTGGAATTAGCAAAAATAGCAGCAAATTGTGGATATGATTATGTAAGTATTAGACAAATATATATGGGAGTTGCAGGTGAAGTTCCAGTAGATTTATCAGAGGATAAAAAAGCATATCAAGAAATGAAAGATTTATTTAAAGATACAGGATTAAGATTATTAGATATAGAGCTAGCAAGAATCTATGATGGAGTAGATTTAGAAAGTTATAAAAGAGCTTTTGATACAGGAAAATCTTTGGGAGCAAAACATGTATTGAGTAGTATTTGGACAGATAATAGAGAGTATGCAATAGAAAAATTTGCAGAGCTTTGTGATTTAGCTAAAAAATATGATTTGACAGTCGAATTAGAAGCAGTGCCAATAGCAGGAGTAAAATCATTTGCAGAAGTTGCAGAAATATTAAGAATAATCAAAAGAGATAATGCTGGACTTATGATGGATACTCATCACTTTAATAGAGCAAATGATAGTGTGGAATTATTAAAAACATTTCCAAGTGAATGGTTCCGTTATGCACAAATTTGTGATGCTCCTCCAGCACCAACTACTAGGGAGGAAATGATAAGAATAATGCGTGAAGGTAGAGACTATTTAGGAGAAGGAACAATTGATGTAGCAGCTATTTTAAATGCAATGCCAATAGTTCCATATTCTATTGAACTTCCAAATTCTAAAAAAGTGGAAGAGTATGGTTATGAAGGACATGCAAAAAAATGCTTAGAAACTGCTAAAAAGTACTGTGATACCTTTGTTACAGGAAGATAGTTACTGGAGGTAATTATGAATTTTGGAAAAGAAGTAATTTTATGTGAAGTAGGTCCTCGTGATGGTTTACAAAATGAATGTACAATCCTAACAGTAGAACAAAAAGTTGAGCTTATTAATGATATAACTGATGCGGGATATAAGGTAATTGAAGTAGGTTCATTTATGAGTCCTAAAGCAGTTCCTCAAATGGCAACAACTGATGAAGTTATGAAAAAGATAA carries:
- a CDS encoding sugar phosphate isomerase/epimerase family protein, giving the protein MKKKEYSLAHLTAISTTPLELAKIAANCGYDYVSIRQIYMGVAGEVPVDLSEDKKAYQEMKDLFKDTGLRLLDIELARIYDGVDLESYKRAFDTGKSLGAKHVLSSIWTDNREYAIEKFAELCDLAKKYDLTVELEAVPIAGVKSFAEVAEILRIIKRDNAGLMMDTHHFNRANDSVELLKTFPSEWFRYAQICDAPPAPTTREEMIRIMREGRDYLGEGTIDVAAILNAMPIVPYSIELPNSKKVEEYGYEGHAKKCLETAKKYCDTFVTGR